In the Topomyia yanbarensis strain Yona2022 chromosome 3, ASM3024719v1, whole genome shotgun sequence genome, one interval contains:
- the LOC131691798 gene encoding uncharacterized protein LOC131691798: MLPSPRWARRRVLVVAVLSLVAYYLLSSSYNKYQIDTIIHRTKPEAVWEYIADFSKMKKLNPTILDFKIIADHGNVDHWKYSVEYTERLSHWPYSRNTAVGHYSVRKLPELEGGQYSVASTHRTCFLLGLFCLNSKGDFKISYLNEFDTYCQETVLYQCPFLFGRFCRREVEFQRTAIMSNLNRHFTHKAS, translated from the exons ATGTTACCATCTCCTCGCTGGGCTCGTCGTCGCGTGTTAGTTGTTGCCGTTTTATCCTTAGTTGCATACTATCTGCTATCATCATCATACAACAAGTATCAGATTGATACAATCATTCATCGGACCAAACCGGAAGCCGTATGGGAATATATAGCGGATTTtagtaaaatgaagaaactcaATCCTACTAT ACTGGATTTTAAAATTATCGCTGATCATGGAAATGTGGACCACTGGAAATATTCGGTGGAATACACGGAACGGTTGTCACATTGGCCGTACTCAAGGAATACTGCCGTTGGTCATTACTCAGTACGTAAGCTACCCGAGTTGGAAGGTGGTCAGTATTCAGTAGCTTCCACTCATAGGACCTGCTTTTTGTTGGGGCTATTTTGCT TGAACTCTAAAggcgattttaaaatttcgtaCCTCAACGAATTTGACACgtactgccaagaaacggtgcTATATCAATGTCCATTTTTGTTCGGACGGTTTTGTCGCAGAGAAGTAGAATTTCAGCGGACAGCGATAATGTCAAATCTTAACCGACACTTTACACATAAAGCATCCTAG
- the LOC131691797 gene encoding nurim homolog: MLSFRQIVCFIISLLSFISVFYSVGKLGVFLATPVHRDFKHALLENLLSDRSLMKATLFSLLFNSIWIIMFVIQHSFMKLEAVKNVWRKLGLELAERSIYNIASAYCLLILLKNWKTTQSYQLWYVDVQQSPTLWWTFVSAHIVSWVVIYGGSLLMDLPEMIGLKQIYYDINDLAPPMSYKSRELRHFYERLRHPSFVGLSVVLWITNSMSLDRLLLAIIWTTYMYLSWNTNRADLEYQKFQLSRKKIELAGIDK, translated from the exons ATGCTCTCTTTTCGTCAAATTGTGTGTTTCATCATATCGCTGCTGTCGTTTATTTCGGTGTTTTATTCAGTTGGAAAATTGGGCGTTTTTCTAGCCACACCTGTACATCGAGATTTCAAACATGCTCTGCTAGAAAACTTACTAAGCGATCGCTCACTGATGAAAGCGACGCTTTTTTCACTGCTGTTTAATTCCATTTGGATTATAATGTTCGTAATCCAGCATAGTTTTATGAAATTAGAAGCTGTGAAAAACGTCTGGCGCAAGCTGGGGCTGGAACTGGCCGAGCGCAGCATCTATAACATAGCTTCCGCATACTGTTTGTTG ATTTTGCTGAAGAACTGGAAAACGACGCAATCCTACCAGCTTTGGTATGTGGATGTACAACAAAGCCCCACTCTCTGGTGGACATTTGTGTCAGCCCACATTGTATCTTGGGTGGTAATATACGGAGGAAGCCTGTTGATGGATTTGCCAGAAATGATTGGCTTGAAACAAATCTACTACGATATTAACGACCTGGCCCCACCTATGAGTTACAAATCGCGGGAGCTTCGTCACTTTTACGAGAGACTGCGGCATCCTTCTTTCGTGGGTTTATCAGTCGTTCTGTGGATTACCAATAGCATGAG CTTGGACCGTCTTCTTTTGGCAATTATTTGGACAACCTATATGTACCTATCCTGGAACACCAATCGTGCCGATTTAGAGTACCAGAAATTTCAACTATCTCGTAAGAAGATTGAGCTAGCAGGCATTGATAAATAG